Proteins found in one Fodinibius saliphilus genomic segment:
- a CDS encoding GIY-YIG nuclease family protein: MEKKYHVYIMTNPHHTVLYTGITSDIIKRGWQHRKREVEGFTKRYNCTKMIYVEEYDHPQEAIDRENQIKGWTRKKKEALIKRLNPEWKDLYGEFI; the protein is encoded by the coding sequence ATGGAAAAGAAATATCACGTATATATAATGACTAACCCCCATCACACGGTACTTTATACCGGTATTACCAGCGATATTATCAAACGAGGCTGGCAACACCGGAAGAGAGAAGTGGAGGGATTTACAAAACGCTACAATTGTACGAAGATGATTTATGTTGAGGAGTACGATCATCCCCAAGAAGCTATTGACCGGGAAAATCAAATTAAGGGCTGGACTCGTAAAAAGAAGGAGGCGCTTATTAAGCGGTTAAATCCGGAGTGGAAAGATTTATATGGGGAGTTTATTTGA